In Alkalihalobacillus sp. TS-13, the following are encoded in one genomic region:
- a CDS encoding citrate synthase/methylcitrate synthase, which translates to MIKEGLDGIVTAQSTISLVDGEKGLLVYRGHWAEEIAKTKSFEETAYLLWNKQFPTDQQLVDFKTKMKAQRSLTSTDETILNCLPENVDMMSVIRTILSSKGTTECRWPSSIRQGTRITSIIPTIIAYRHRSLQGLDPVKPDQKLDHVANYLYMLEGKEPKESHVKALTAYLILTMEHGMNASTFAARVISSTQSDLVSSIAGAIGAMKGPLHGGAPSGVIDLLQDISTVNHTENHLRRLLEQGEKLMGFGHRVYKTQDPRARALKAITLELADDDPWFDLANQVESIAIKLLEEYKPGRKLYTNVEFYAAAILKALALPTELFTSTFTMSRVVGWIANVFEQNENNRIIRPSSLYVGRMPE; encoded by the coding sequence ATGATCAAAGAAGGTTTGGATGGTATTGTTACAGCTCAGTCAACAATCAGCTTAGTGGATGGTGAAAAAGGTTTGCTGGTTTATCGGGGGCATTGGGCGGAAGAGATCGCTAAAACAAAATCATTTGAAGAAACAGCCTATCTCTTATGGAATAAACAATTCCCCACGGACCAACAGCTCGTTGACTTCAAAACAAAAATGAAAGCCCAGCGGTCATTGACTTCTACAGATGAAACAATCCTGAACTGCCTGCCAGAAAATGTGGATATGATGAGTGTCATCAGAACGATTTTATCTTCTAAGGGTACGACGGAATGTCGGTGGCCTTCATCCATTAGGCAAGGCACTCGGATCACCTCTATTATCCCTACAATCATCGCGTATCGGCACCGATCCTTACAAGGACTTGATCCGGTAAAGCCAGATCAGAAGCTTGATCATGTGGCGAACTATCTGTACATGTTAGAAGGTAAAGAACCGAAAGAATCCCATGTTAAAGCGCTGACAGCATACCTCATTCTGACGATGGAGCATGGTATGAACGCATCGACATTTGCAGCGAGGGTCATCTCTTCAACTCAATCCGATCTCGTTTCATCCATAGCTGGTGCAATCGGTGCGATGAAAGGTCCTCTTCATGGCGGCGCACCCTCAGGAGTGATTGATCTCCTCCAAGATATCAGCACTGTCAATCATACTGAGAATCATTTGAGACGATTATTAGAGCAAGGTGAAAAATTGATGGGATTCGGTCATCGTGTATATAAGACCCAGGATCCCCGTGCAAGGGCACTTAAGGCAATCACTTTAGAGCTTGCGGACGATGACCCGTGGTTTGACCTGGCAAATCAAGTGGAAAGTATCGCAATCAAGCTGCTTGAAGAATACAAACCAGGTAGAAAGCTGTATACGAATGTAGAGTTTTATGCAGCCGCAATTTTGAAAGCACTAGCTTTACCGACAGAGCTATTCACATCAACTTTTACGATGAGTCGCGTCGTCGGTTGGATTGCAAACGTATTTGAACAAAATGAAAACAACAGGATCATCCGGCCATCATCGTTATATGTAGGACGGATGCCAGAATAA
- a CDS encoding molybdopterin-dependent oxidoreductase, whose protein sequence is MTTKTYHRAVCPLDCPDTCSLLVEKENGKITKVDGNPDHPVTNGTICHKVRKMPERTHHPDRLLYPMKRTGKKGDFSFERITWDQAYEEITSRFKRIIEKHGSQAILPYSFFGNMGIINSEGMDRRFFNRMGARNLERTICNTAGAEGYKVTMGKAVGIDPEETIHSKVIIVWGCNLISTNLHQVIYANKARKNGARIVVIDVHRNRTAKWADHFYQIKPGSDDALAFGLMHLLIKNEWIDRTFINRYTSGYEDLQKRVEEYPPEKVSALTGLKVEQLHELAKMYGTISPSFLRIGNGLQHHKNGGRSTRLISCLPALTGQWGKIGGGALKGNAGYAEWNTYKLQRPDLHPNPAGPSTNMNQIGLALQDTADPIKALFIYNSNPAQVAPNQKLVRKGLMREDLFTVVHDLFLTDSCRYADIVLPATSHFENLDIYKSYWHLYIQLNEPVMASLGECKSNFTLFKELAARMDYDDECFQDTEENMIRDALDNSSSPYLNGITFEQLKKDGWAKLKLDETTTFPEKIPTASGKIELTSSVDRLLDQTKHPENREKPFQLISGPNHQFLNSTFSNQKSLQALEKPVVFIHPSDAEFRNIQSGDFIELFNDLGSVSLQAEVTEDVSEGVLITQGLWWDDAQKERYSINFLTSDELSDLGKGATFFTCYVDINKSS, encoded by the coding sequence TTGACTACGAAAACCTACCATCGCGCCGTCTGTCCATTGGACTGCCCAGATACATGCAGTCTTCTGGTAGAGAAGGAAAATGGAAAAATCACGAAAGTAGATGGAAATCCGGATCACCCTGTCACAAATGGGACGATCTGTCATAAAGTACGGAAGATGCCTGAACGGACCCATCATCCAGATCGCCTCCTCTATCCGATGAAACGAACAGGGAAAAAGGGTGACTTTTCGTTTGAACGGATTACATGGGACCAGGCGTATGAAGAGATCACCTCACGTTTCAAGAGGATCATCGAAAAACATGGGAGTCAAGCGATCCTTCCGTACAGCTTTTTCGGAAATATGGGAATCATCAATAGTGAAGGCATGGACCGGCGATTCTTCAACCGCATGGGAGCTCGTAACCTTGAACGTACTATCTGCAATACGGCAGGCGCTGAAGGGTATAAAGTCACAATGGGGAAAGCAGTCGGAATAGATCCTGAAGAAACGATCCATTCCAAAGTGATCATCGTCTGGGGATGCAATTTGATCAGTACGAACCTTCATCAGGTGATTTACGCAAATAAAGCACGGAAAAATGGGGCTAGGATCGTCGTCATCGACGTCCATCGTAACCGTACTGCCAAATGGGCGGATCACTTTTACCAAATCAAACCTGGTTCAGATGATGCACTCGCTTTTGGCCTTATGCATCTCCTCATAAAAAACGAATGGATTGATCGCACTTTCATCAACCGCTATACGAGTGGATATGAAGATTTACAAAAACGCGTAGAGGAATATCCACCTGAGAAGGTTTCCGCGCTGACAGGATTGAAGGTAGAGCAATTGCATGAACTTGCAAAAATGTATGGCACGATTTCACCATCTTTCTTAAGGATAGGTAATGGACTTCAGCATCATAAAAATGGCGGGAGGAGCACAAGGTTGATATCATGTCTCCCCGCTTTGACTGGTCAATGGGGAAAGATTGGCGGAGGGGCATTGAAAGGGAATGCAGGATACGCAGAATGGAATACCTACAAACTCCAACGTCCTGACCTTCATCCTAACCCTGCAGGTCCGTCGACGAATATGAATCAAATCGGACTAGCGCTCCAAGATACAGCCGATCCGATCAAAGCCCTATTCATCTATAACAGTAATCCTGCTCAGGTCGCCCCAAATCAGAAGCTCGTCCGGAAAGGATTAATGAGAGAAGATCTATTCACCGTGGTGCATGATCTGTTTTTGACTGATAGCTGCCGTTATGCTGATATCGTGCTTCCTGCAACGAGCCATTTTGAGAACCTGGATATATACAAGTCATACTGGCATCTATATATCCAGTTGAATGAGCCTGTCATGGCCTCATTAGGAGAATGTAAATCGAATTTCACTCTTTTCAAAGAGCTTGCTGCACGGATGGACTATGACGATGAATGCTTTCAAGATACAGAGGAAAATATGATCCGCGACGCTTTGGATAACAGCAGTAGTCCATACTTGAACGGCATCACCTTTGAACAGTTGAAAAAGGATGGTTGGGCAAAATTGAAACTGGATGAGACAACGACCTTTCCTGAAAAAATTCCAACAGCATCTGGTAAGATTGAGCTGACATCTTCAGTTGATCGTCTCCTCGATCAAACGAAACACCCTGAGAACCGAGAGAAGCCTTTCCAACTGATTTCAGGTCCAAATCATCAGTTTCTCAATTCAACATTTTCAAATCAGAAAAGCTTACAGGCACTTGAGAAACCTGTCGTTTTTATCCATCCATCAGATGCGGAGTTTCGTAACATCCAATCTGGTGATTTTATTGAATTGTTCAATGATTTAGGCTCTGTCAGCCTGCAAGCTGAGGTGACAGAGGATGTTTCAGAGGGGGTTTTGATCACGCAAGGATTATGGTGGGATGATGCGCAAAAAGAACGGTACTCCATCAACTTCCTTACCTCAGATGAACTGTCTGATCTTGGTAAAGGAGCGACATTTTTCACCTGTTATGTAGATATTAATAAATCATCATAA
- a CDS encoding VOC family protein yields the protein MNRVIHFEIQVPEPEKSAAFFKNVFGWKVEKWNAPDD from the coding sequence ATGAACCGAGTCATACATTTTGAAATTCAAGTCCCGGAACCGGAGAAGTCTGCAGCGTTTTTCAAAAACGTTTTCGGTTGGAAAGTGGAAAAATGGAATGCACCGGACGATTAG